A stretch of the Sphingopyxis lindanitolerans genome encodes the following:
- a CDS encoding helix-turn-helix domain-containing protein, translated as MRQESGLSQAGFARLLWAHKRTVQRWEAGTMRPTGAALALLTLVKRRGIQILT; from the coding sequence GTGCGCCAGGAGAGCGGTTTGAGCCAGGCCGGGTTTGCGCGCTTGCTGTGGGCGCACAAGCGCACGGTCCAGCGCTGGGAGGCCGGCACGATGCGGCCGACTGGCGCGGCGCTCGCCTTGCTGACGCTGGTGAAGCGGCGCGGCATCCAGATTCTCACCTAG